In a single window of the Acinetobacter sp. CS-2 genome:
- a CDS encoding lysophospholipid acyltransferase family protein: MQVEHDARWIKCLSALSKLYFTPTFLGAEQIDATKPAMYVGNHTLYGIFDSPILIDYLYNHHKVAVVSVADHGHFYLPVWRTLFKKFGAVDGEKAYIRAAMQQGYSILVFPGGGREVLKRKGEAYQLIWKQRYGFLKLAQEFNYDIVPFAALGGDEVFELGFDANRIIESAWFQKLLKLPQLDKLLRHGDVIPSLPKSIIPKRLRFYFQFMPRQSLMNIKNTEQLKDFRDQIQQQIYTGLEYLKRQRDYRKA; this comes from the coding sequence TTGCAGGTTGAGCATGATGCCAGATGGATTAAATGCCTCAGTGCATTGTCCAAACTGTATTTCACCCCAACCTTTTTAGGGGCTGAACAGATTGATGCTACCAAACCTGCAATGTATGTCGGGAATCACACCCTATATGGGATATTTGATTCCCCGATTCTGATTGATTATTTATATAATCATCATAAAGTGGCTGTGGTCAGTGTTGCTGATCATGGCCATTTTTATTTGCCGGTTTGGCGTACCCTATTTAAGAAATTCGGTGCTGTCGATGGTGAAAAAGCCTATATTCGTGCAGCGATGCAGCAAGGTTATTCGATTCTGGTCTTTCCCGGAGGCGGGCGGGAAGTTTTAAAAAGAAAGGGCGAAGCTTATCAGCTGATCTGGAAACAGCGTTATGGTTTTCTAAAACTCGCGCAAGAATTTAACTATGATATTGTGCCTTTTGCGGCTTTAGGAGGCGATGAAGTTTTTGAGCTGGGATTCGATGCTAATCGGATTATTGAAAGCGCGTGGTTTCAAAAATTGTTAAAGTTGCCGCAACTGGATAAATTGTTGCGTCATGGTGATGTCATTCCATCCTTGCCTAAAAGTATCATTCCGAAGCGTCTGCGTTTTTATTTTCAATTTATGCCGCGACAAAGTTTGATGAATATCAAAAATACGGAACAATTAAAAGATTTTCGTGATCAGATTCAGCAGCAAATTTATACGGGTTTAGAATATTTAAAACGACAACGTGACTACAGAAAAGCTTGA